GAAAATTGGGAAAGATTCTGAAAACATAAGATAAATACGTTTTAGCTAAAAGACAATAATGATAGGCTGTAGAATTTTCTTAATAATATCAGTAAAAAAGAATACAGAACcggaaaaatacataaacatacTAAACATTAAAGAAGATATACATAAACcaacaaaaaagatttaaaaactcgTCAAAACCCATTTTCAACCAAGTTTTGATCTTCAAAaggcattttacaaaaaaattaggtTCGGAATTTTAACATGACtgtaatcatgaaaaaaaaaataaagggaaaAAAGAAATGGTAGGAAGTGGAAATAAAcgtaaaatgaaacaagaaagaCATAACACAAGAgttgtaaagtttttcgtaaaaccaaaagttgttcaaaatgatctcctgaacacaagaacataaaaaaatagatggTTAAACTAAAGTTGcttaattaacatttttgaattcgCGTTTTTTGGtgtttcttacaagtgcccttaaaaaatgtatacaaaGTGGAAGAACCCcaaaaacaaggaaaaaaaaataccggatAAAAAATTAGGGCGTTACATAGTTCACTTGATTACTCACCACCAGCGCCTCCCCGATGGCCATCCCCATAAACGGTGGCGCGGGACTCATGAAGGCCGTGGCCATCGCGTACGCCGCAAACACTGCCGCCAGCATCGATATCGACGTGATGGCCCGGATCGAGGTGTGCGGAAGGAACACGGCCATGAAGCACGCCACCGGATTGGCCATCGTGCTGAGCGTCACCGTCAGATGGTAGGCCACGTTGCCGTACGGTAAGCAGGAGTAGGACTGGATTCCGGGGAAGAATCCGTTTCCGAACAGGCACAGCACTCCGAGCAGAACCATCAGATAGGTGTAGTTTCGGTTCGAGAGCACTTTGGGCTGCTCGTGCTTGGTTGACGCGGAGGTGGTTGGTTTTTCCGATGGGTTAGATGTGGGGCTGGTCACGACGGTCACGGTGGGTGTCGTTTCGTACGTGTAGTCGTTGCCGTGATTTATGACGACGGCCGCGTACTCCTGGCGGCACCGCTTATGGTTATCAAGTATCGTAAAAGCGATAGTACTGACGATTAAAacgacaaacacaaacacaaagtaTTCGAGCGAGCCGAAGCGCGGCGGCGGGGTGTAGCTGATGAAGTCGGGGGCGTCCGGATCGGTCGAGTTGTTTGGGATGCACTCGGCGTTGCCGCCGACGCCCTGGATGAGGGCCACAATACTTGGCAGGAAGCCGCTGAGGCCTTCACCAATCAAGTACGTGATCAGATAGACGTCCCGAAAGCGTCCCATGTACGGCATGAACAGCACCGAGCTCGTACACCCGACCAGCGCCAGCGCAAACACGCACACGAACATCGCAACAGACCGTTCCGCGCCAAACACAAAAGCCGTTTTCTCGTACAAAAACGC
This is a stretch of genomic DNA from Culex pipiens pallens isolate TS chromosome 1, TS_CPP_V2, whole genome shotgun sequence. It encodes these proteins:
- the LOC120427670 gene encoding solute carrier family 52, riboflavin transporter, member 3-A, which encodes MSPSADSRDGAEAEYDGGGAAAGNVAVVTVSSAVESRRSRSADTSSTGGGAIAANTAGGEADCLIVSPSSAALTESCCLLRKSTTMKQKLTGVRDAFQNRSLLVDLLAILFGIGAWIGVNSSFVQLPLLVANAPEGWNLPSYLVVITQLGNLGPLLYTALQRVRAFRDSYMIYAVLVIGTVGAICMAFLYEKTAFVFGAERSVAMFVCVFALALVGCTSSVLFMPYMGRFRDVYLITYLIGEGLSGFLPSIVALIQGVGGNAECIPNNSTDPDAPDFISYTPPPRFGSLEYFVFVFVVLIVSTIAFTILDNHKRCRQEYAAVVINHGNDYTYETTPTVTVVTSPTSNPSEKPTTSASTKHEQPKVLSNRNYTYLMVLLGVLCLFGNGFFPGIQSYSCLPYGNVAYHLTVTLSTMANPVACFMAVFLPHTSIRAITSISMLAAVFAAYAMATAFMSPAPPFMGMAIGEALVIISWTILIGLVSYVRLSITTVFRSQGGKSLVWVGAVTQIGSLCGSILSFTMVNFTNLFQQYYPC